The following DNA comes from Neovison vison isolate M4711 chromosome 13, ASM_NN_V1, whole genome shotgun sequence.
taaaattccaagtaTTAGGAAAATAACATGGGAAAttaacccccaaaacaaaatctAGATGGTTGGCATAAGCATCAACCTAAGAAAATTTGAGTAAAGGACTCTCTATTCTAACCCCTCCATCTACACAGTGCTCTCCCTCCTTGCCTCATATTCTTTGCTGACAATAAGTTATCTGAGCATGCTTTTTACCTATCATTTCATTGCTatgagaaagaaatcaaacactGAGTCTCAACAGCCCACTGTAAAAGATAAATCTAGCAAACAATTTCAGGAAATAATCtaattttatgattccatttcttcACCTCGAAGAGTCAGTAGCCTAATTGAAACTGTGTGTAGTGTGGTGCAGtagagcaattttttttcttctctttttttttattttttgagtaagaTAACCTGTTCCCTATTTACCTCTGTTGAGATTTACAAGTTGATCTCTAATTACAGTCTAATAAATGAAACCAGGAATAAATGTATATAAGGatatcaaatatttaatattattcaaaaattaaatgtaCACATACAGAATAAAACTGAGATTTGTTTGAGACTGGATGAGCTACAGCAGTGAGCCATCAGCCCCAAACAGGGTTCCTGGAACCAAAATCCCTTTAGATGTATTTCTCTCCCATTGTTCCTGCTCAAAGAACCACTGTCCCCTGCTCATTATAGGAATCAAGAGGATAATCAGGAACGTGGCCTTTCATTTGATAATGCTGATGATGTAGCAGGGGATTGTTGACACTTTATTAACAAAAACTTCACCAAAAGTGATTTGTTTCATGTGCCATTTTTTTCTGGTCAGTTATCAGTttgtgctccccccaccccattttgtTCCTGAAAACCTATTTAGAAGATGATGTTATAGTTTGCATTTCAAAAAATTGTAATGGTTTTAGAACTGAGACATAGTACGACTTTATAACACACCCCTTCAAGGTTTAACCTAAGCCCCAACTCTTCAGAGGAGGCTTTTTCAATGCTTTTATTaacttctctttacttttttagaGCTAATATTTTCTGCATTattaattttacacatttctttagATTGTTACTTAACCATTAAGTCTGTGTCATCTTCTTGTaatttataagaattttaaaaacaaaaatttttcccttgtttttgttgttgttattcatatgtttgggttttttttttttttagtatctgcCATAGCATTTGACTTAGAGCACAGTTAGAAGCAATGATttggtataatttttaaagtatttacatttttctaaatcttttttgttgttgttgttatattccACTGTTCTTTGATGGTATCATAGTAATCACATAAATGTTGAGGTAGAGAGAATTTCAGAGATAAGTAGTTGCCTCTGTCAAATTCTTCCCCCATCAAATTCTGCCATTAATTATGGACCTTGTACAAACCTCTGATCTGATTAGATCAGATCAAGCACTATCATCATGTGTAGGACCTTTAATTGTCAATTCATTTTATCCTGTGGTAGTTCAAGTATAAAACTTCCTAAAAGTCAAGAGAAATTGTGAATGTCAGAATCTATAGGAAAAGGGACTCTGGTTTGATATTCTTTAAATAATCCTGGAAATCCAGGAAAAtatgcatcccataaattttggtatgttgtgttttcattttcatatgtcaTGAGATATGTTCTAgtatctgattttctttttttataaaatagttgTTTAAAAGTATGCTAATTTAcacatatttgtgaatatttccatttccttttggtATTGGTTTTTAGTTTCATTCCACTGTGGTTGGAAGAGATGCTTGggatgatttcaatcttcttaaatttgtaatgacttgttttgtgacctagcatgtgatctcttctggagagtgtttcatgtgcacttgagaaaaatgtatattctggtCTTActgggtgaaatgttctgtatatgtctgttaggtccaGCACCTGCTGTTTCCTTACTCATATTTAGTCTGGATCATCTATCCATTATCATTTGGGGTATTGAAGTCTACTTTATTGTGTTgctatctatttctcccttcagaccTGCCAATAttagctttatatatttattttttttaaatatttttatttatttatttgacagaaatcacaagtaggcagagaggcaggcgggcggtggggggaggcagtctccctgccaagcagagagcctgatgtggggctcgatcccaagaccctgggatcatgacctaagccgaaggcagagagaggctttaacccactgagccacccaggagcccctagctttatatatttagttagGTGCTGTAATGGGCATATATATTCCTAATTGTAACATCTTCCTGTTGAATTGACCCATTAGCATTACATAATGACCTTCTTTCCTCTTGTGACAGTTtttgacttaaaatttattttattttttattaaaatctatttttttctgatataagcaTATGGTTATATGATGGTTACCATTtgaatgaaatgtatttttccatcctttcactttgagcctgtgtgtgtgtccttaaTCTAAAGCAGATACCTTATAGAGagcatatagttggatcttgCTTTTTATCCCTTTGGTGACCCTATGTCTTTTGTTTGGTGAGtttaatctatttacatttaaagtaattatttttagatAAGGATTtactgtttccttaatttttttctgttttgtagtttcttttgtttctcttcctcagctttgcgcagtggcagtatcgtagccaatgaggtttatccaaggcgcgattattgctaattgttCCTCTTCCTCTCATCATCTTCATTATCGGTGTGCTGCTTTTTTGCAATGGTATATTTTgattcttttccctttattttttattatattgcttCAGATTTTATTCTCTGTGGGTACCATAGGCTtgcaaaaaacttttttttatagcAGTCTGTTTTGGACTGATAACAACTTCACTTTAATTGCATATAAAAGCTACACTTTTACCTCTTGACACATCCTTTGTAGTGTTGTTGTAACAATTTAAGCAGATAAAATAGCATGTCTAAAGGCCTCAAAAGAATGGATTATGGCACAtgggaagaagaataaaatgagtgTTCAAGGGGGAAAGGAATGCAAAATAGGGCTAAGGAGGTAAGCAAGGTTCAGATGATTCATGTCCTACTATACATTGTAATAATTTGTTATTGTATATTCCCTAACCACATTAGTGTTTTATCTGTGATACATAAAATGAAGTCTGTTACATTTTAAGCTTttagtaataaatatttgagaataaatACGTATATCATCTTCATCAATAGTAAAGTGAGCAATGTTAAAATCAGCATCAAATCAGAATATTTCACCTTTGCAGAGACAAGTACTGAACCATGTATGCCTCTACTGGGGATGTCCAGGTTTGTCCTATAAtccttcctgctccctctccaggTACTCTCTGTCACCTTAATCTAAAGGTTTCCACCAACTTGCATGGCATCCCCTCAATGAAAATACACCAAAATGCATTCCAGAACTGACATCAATAAACCAGTAAGCTTATTTCAGGGTATGGGAGGAGAAGATATTCTGGGACATAGCTTTAAGATGCAAGATgatgggaaaagaagagaggaggtAAAAGGAGGTAACTATTTCCAGAAATTGCTGAGCTAACAGTCCAAGTCACCTCACCTGATAACCTTATAAGCCAATTACACTTAAAAGATTCAGTATTCTGGTTAAGTAAACAAATTCACAATTTTACAGGAAAGATCATAAAGAGATAAGAATGAGGATAACTTTTCTTCTGTAGCTCCACTGTAGTCTTCATGTGCAGACTGTAAGTTTAGACCCTGTTATCCACTggagaaaaaatgagacaaaacttTCATCAGATGACCTGAGAAGGCTATAAAAAGTTTTCACAACAAGAACTGGGTAAAAGCTGGCCTTTTGCTTCGAGTCTTCCCTCAAATATTCAGTGCTTCCTAATTCTTTCCAAGGCTctggccattttttttctttcagtacaatCTCTTTCTACTACTGCTAACCTAATAATTTGTTCTCTAGAAAAAGTAAATCACATACAACTCCTGAGTTCACTAGGCCTTTGTGTTTTTCTCTGCATTTGCCCATGCTGTTCCTTCCCAGTGGCATACTTTGCCCCTGACTTTGCTTTCAAGTCTCAGATTCAGCACTATCTTTAAGAAGATTTCTCTGACTCTGCAGGCATATTTGGACATGACTTTTCCTAAGTTCCTATATTATTGTATGCAAATCTACATCATGGCCATTATGACACTGcattgtgattatttttctctgattagATAGAATCTCTTTAAAGGTAAGGATAATGTTTTATTGTGTTTCCAAAGGACAGCGCATAGGCCctcaaacaaacacaaaaacaaatgaaaaaaaaaaacctttctgggAATATCTATACTGAGGGAGGAGATTAAGGTGGCACCTGTTTGACAAAGGTGGGAAATACTACGTAAGATAATGTCATCTCTCTGTTGATTAATACTAGCCTATTTACCTATTTCAAGAAGAGGCCAGTCCTATCTTCCtacaattaaaaatgcatttggaaGATCTAAAATAGCTCTCCAGTGTAAAATGAAATACAGGTGACCAAAAGAAGATTTCTACTGGAGTACAGTCAGAAAATCAGAACGTGGGAGaagaaaggcatttaaaaaaaagaagaagaagaagaaggggaagaagacagagtgcctgggtggctcagttgttaagtgtctgccttcggctcaggtcatgatcccaggtccttggatcgagccctgaatcaggctccctgctcagcaggaaacctgtttctccttctcctattccacctgcttgtgttcccccacttgctgtgtctctgtcaaataaataaataaaatcttaaaaagaagaagaagaagaaaacaatgaatcttagaatattgcatcaaaaacaaggaatgtattttatggtgactaacataacacaataataaaatattaaaaaaagaaaaagaagtataacTGACTTTTTAATAATCCAGTTTGGCTTAAAACCTTATAGAAGAATAATCTGTAGAAGTATCAGTGACCCAAGGAGATACAACAAATGCTATATGTTTGTTGAGAATGAACCATCAGAAGTTAGGGACAAGAGTAGATTGTGTCAAGGTGAGGGTTAGAGCTGGAAGAAAAGTGGTAGATGTGGTGATAGAAAAGACATAATACacatcttaatttctttattagGAATCATAAACTGCCGGGGTAATATGCATGAATGGGGAGGGAGTGTACTAGTGTGCAAGACAAAACAGATGAGATCTCTGGTATTAACCCAATCTAAAAACTCACCTACAGTTTAGAATTCTGGCCAAATGTAggcaggtttgtttttctttcatttttaaagaaaatctatcaatctctattttgttttgaaatctacCACTATCTCATTTTAtcaaattagtttttctttataaaCCTTTGAGGAAAGACAAAAAACATGTTGGGTATGCAGGCTGCTTACTTGCAAACTCTGCTAAAAGAATGATGAGAAAACCAGGATAGAAATTGACAAACTTATCCCAAACCAGAAGCCCAGTAAGTGGTATAGAGCTGCGTTCAAATCAGATAACCAGGTTTCAGTGGTGATATTCATAGTCCCCACTCCAAGAGTTCTTAGTCTTGTGTGTACCACAGAGCCCTCTGAGCTTCAGCGAAGCTCAAAGCCTCACTAGAATCATATTGCAAATACACAAACTAAAATACTTAGGAGTATAAGGAAAGATGATTAAACTGAATTATACTTATCAAAATGTGATATGTACAGTGTGGGGTTTAACTGATTGCCCAGGAAAGGGTTTTACCACATAAACCTCCAGGTAGAAATTAGATATTTATCCTAAATCTTCAGGGATATCTTAGCCAGATGAAATGTCTGACTTGATGCTACCATTTCATGGTTCCAATTTTAATAGTTTCTTAAACAATACTTCTACCAAGTCTCCAAATAAGCTATTCccttaattttcaaaatgtggAGAAAATCTTTCTGCCTACAGTTGTAACCTTATTAATGTGCTAAATATAAAGTGAATAAGTAATTGTGACCATTCATTACTagttaatatttgtaataaaTGTAGTTATATAAGAATTTTAAGCATTCCACTACTatcttttgaatgaataaaagacaaagagagacaaaatATGTGAAcaatattttatcagtttttaatcatataaattttacttaaaaacattGTGATAAAATAAGACACTGACTtgtataacatttattattttcccctttcaTGGCATCTTGGTATATATTtctacaaaaatgaataaaaaatttctaaaatataatgcTTCCTTTGAAAAACACAGACCTACAAAAGACAATATTAACTACATCAGAGCACCAAAGATTAATAATTGGCACAAATCCAGTATTCTAAAATTAGTTAATGTTTGGTAAATTGACACATCCTAATAGTCTACAACCATGTTCTTGAAGTTTAAGTAAGCATATCTATATCCATTCCATTTACCCTGTCATTTATGCATGCCTAACACAATTGGCAACAATAATATTATTAGTTAGCATTCATTAAACACTTAATGAGTGCCAAGCACTCTTTAcatgtcttttttattaatttttataacattcCTAGTGGTTATATACTAAGTCTACAATTTAtcgatgaaaaaaaaaaacagagttagAAACATTAAGAATACGTGCTCAAAGTTCTACACAAGAAAGTGTTGAGACTGGAATTCCACCTACAACAGACTGGTCCCATCTAATTGCtagatatatgttttttaaaaacagataaacaggggtgcctgggtggctcagtgagttaacgcctctgccttcagctcaggtcatgatctcagggttctgggatcgagtcctctgctcagcagggagcctgcttcctcctctctctctctctctctctgcttgcctctctgcctacttgtgatctctctctatcaaataaataaaatctttaaaaaaaaacagataaacagatCTTGTAAATTAATGAATCACAAGCCCCCAGAAAAGATCTTaaacagagtaggtgctcaatgaatagTTATTGAACTAAAGATTTTTCAGAAGCaggatttatatttaaaaacaaagatgtggaggttcctcaaaaagttaaaaatagaactaccctatgacccagcaattgcactactaagtatttaacAAAGGATACAatcatagtgattcaaaggggcatatgcatcccaatgtttatagcagcaatgtccacaataaccaaacatggaaagagctcagatgtccattgacagatgaatggataaagaagatgcggtatgtgtgtatatacacacacgcgcacgcataTGCaggcatcaaaaaatgaaatcttgccatttgccatgaggTGGATGGAATTGGAGTGTATTGTGCTAAgtcaaataagagaaagacaaataccatatgatttcactcgtggaatttaggaaacaaaactgatgaacacaggagaagggaaggaaaaataagataaaatcagagagggagacaaagcataagaaactcttaattataggaaacaaactgaaggttgctggaggagaggtgggtggggtaaTGAGGTAATTgagtaatgggcattaaggagggcactgggtattatatgcaactgatgaatcactacattctatccctgaaactaataattcattatatgttaactaccttgaatttaaataaaataaaaaattaaaaaatcagaacaaagaTGATAATATTTACTGAAGAATGGAATTAAGACAAAGGACATTTTtaccttaaaattttcttatttctctgattgactctgAGGCAAGAAGGAAGAGTTTATGATTTGGTTAAAAATGAACTAGTATTTTaaactagaatttttttattatgttatattagtcaccatagaATATGATTTTATACCTAAGTCCAACACTACATTTCTTCATAAACTTCTGccaaattatttaacttcagaTATTAAATATTTGGCCTGGAGATTGTGTTAAAGCATACTGAAACCTTAAAAATTGAGAATAAATATAAGAATCTATTAATACTATTAAAACCAAACTGTCTAAATCCATCATAACAGATTATTTCCTAAACTATTTTCATATACTTAAGTCAGTTCAAATAGATACAGCCTATCAGTACATTGTTATtcataaaaatcacaaattatCTGACACTCTAATCTAATTTTTTCTAACTACCCTCCATGTTAGCGATGGAAAACTGGAaagtgttattttgtttttctgccaTATGCCTTGAaggacaatctgaggggtttgaagtggcgggggggtgggaggttggggtaccaggtggtgggtattatagagggcacggcttgcatggagcactgggtgtggtgaaaaaataatgaatactgtttttctgaaaataaataaattggaaaaaaatgtttaaaaaaatcttaaaaaaaataaaaataaaaaccagacacatccaaaaaaaaaaaaaaaaaagaagaagtcataaTCAAAGAGACATCCTAAAACTAGAATATCAGATTTTGTGAGCTACTGGTTTCACTTGAATGCAGCTATTCTTTAAAGGTATACTACTTATGAATAAGATGCATTTTCATTTAGAGTCTGTGTAgatgggaagggaaaagaaaattacatttttagagTCTCTTCTGTCCAGTTTCCATAAAAGTCACAACAAACAATCTAGTTTTATTATCTTCACAATAGAAATTACAAAGGGTAGAGAGATAAAGTGAATATCCTAGGATAacacaactagaaaaaaaaaaagatccaaaatttaattttgagatctacatatttttagaaaaatgatctTTGCCTCTTACAGTGATTCAGTCTTGAGCCAACTTTATGAATTCTCTGCATCTTAGGTTCTTCATCAGCAGTTAGGGAAATTATTTGGTTAGCTGATTTCCAAAGACCAtcttgtaataaaaaaataaattggaaggggaggtgaaccatgagagattatggactctgaaaaacagtctgaggggtttgaagtggcaggggggtgggaggttggggtaccaggtggtgggtattatagagggcacggcttgcatggagcactgggtgcggtgaaaaaataatgaatactgtttttctgaaaataaataaattggaaaaaaatatctttaacaaAATCAGTTATAAATCATAATAGGGAGAATTgtgctatatttttttaattagtttcatCTTTTCTTCCTATAGTCTACATTATATTGAAAATGAGGAACAAAACTCATATTAAGACTAataatattttggaatattttattttgggaagGACAAACTTGTCATGAATTAAGTAGTTAATTTTCCAAGCAGTTAGTCTTGCTATTAAATGAGTTCATCATATTTCTGATATTTGGCCAGGTTTTAGAAGTTTATCAGACCTGAGTGGTTTACTTTCTATGGTTTAAACTTCACAAATGACCATTTAATCAGTTATTTGCTATATTAAATATCAAGTGTGGTAGTGATCTGTACAATTCTTAAAAACCATATCATTAAATTTCAGATCCTCCAAACTGTACTGTTTTGTTCAAAGCTGACTCAGAACTCAAACAGTTGCATGTAATAAATCAGGATTCTTCCACTTTATTCAGAAGAATCTCTTCACAATATGAATTCCCCCACAAAAATATTCCCAATGCtatggggagaaaaaaacccTGTTATGCCcaacactcttttttttattgtgttatgttagtcaccataaaatacatcattagtttttgatgcagtgtttcgAGCACAcccaacactcttttttttttcaatttatttattttcagaaacccAAGACTCTTAATCAAAGTTCTGCAAGTGCACACCATCAGAGTGCCACAAAGCTGCCACAGAGTGGGAATGTTCTGGGTTAGAAGACAAGAGAACACTATTTTATTTCAGGTTTCTCTAAGCTGACTGAGGTATGTTGATAGGACTCAGGGATATATGAAGCCCTGAGTTTATGTTTAATGATATATCCATTTCTCTATGAAATTAACCTACAGATTTCAACAGATTTTCAAAGGTTCTATGATCTCAAAAGGCTTGCAAACATTTCACTAACTTTTAGGCAAGATATCTCATATCTCTCAACCCCAGCTTCCTACTTTTGTGGATTTAGATTAAAGGACTTGAAGTTCTAAGTTTAATTTTCTATTGCTATAAGGACAAAACTGATGATGTATATCTCAGACAGGAGATTCATTGCACTGGGTATCTTGAAGTAGTTTTCCCAAGATTCAAGTATTGATTACTTAGTTTCTTCTTCACAGCAGTCTTCACTTCCTGATTTCTAAAGGTATAGATAAGTGGATTCAGGAAGGGGGTGAAGATGGTATAGAAAACAGACAGAACTTTGTCTACCAGGAAGTTGGTAAAAGGCCACACATAGATAAAGATGCAAGGCCCAAAGAACATAAACACAACTATAAAATGTGCAGTGCAGGTAGAAAGAGCCTTAGATGTCCCTGTAGAGGAGTGGTCCTTGATTGTGACAAGAACAATGATATAGGAAGTGAGCAAAAGCAGAAAACTTACAAGAGCAATCACACCACTGGTAGAGATCATGAAGATTCCAAgaacatatatatctatacaggCCAGCTGGATGACCAAAGGAAGGTCACAGAAGAAACTATCTACAACATTGGGACCACAGAAGGGTAAATAGAGGGTAAAAGCTAACTGACTCATTGTATGCAGGAAGCCTACTGTCCAAGAGGTTACCACAAGCCCAGCACACACTTTTTGGCTCATTATTGTTGAATAATGTAGAGGTTTGCATATGGCAATGTACCTGTCAAAAGACATGGAGATCAGCAGCACAATCTCAGTCCCAGTGAAAAGGTGCAAGAAGAAGATCTGAGAAATGCAGCCCTCAAAGGAAATGGTCTTATGCTCAGCAAAGAAGTCCATGATCATCTTTGGAGTAGCAAAGGAGGACAGGCACATGTCAATGAAAGACAGATTGCTAAGGAGGAAATACATGGGAGAGTGAAGGTGTGGGGTAGACAGAACTGTGAGCAAAATCAGGCTGTTGCCCAACATAGTTatcaaatagaaaacagaaaatattacaaagaaaaaagtctGGAGCTCAGGAGAATCAGTAAGTCCAAGTAACACAAATTCAGACACTCTAGAATGGTTGAGGACCTCCATCGATCTGCAGACTGCTCTATAAtgacaaaaataagacaaaatgacATAGGCAGAAATTGTGACACTTTTACAGTTACATATGGAGTTATGATATCAATTAATAATTCATCAGAATACTAATTACCTAAAAGCCAACTAAGAACTATCTCAGTAAAGATTTGTCCTTTTGGAATAAACTTAACAATTGTTGTTAGCACTTCAGATGGACAACTTCTTGGTTTGGCCAACATCAGTACCCAACATTTTGGGTTATACTTTTCATATACCCATACAATAATATTCCCATTCTGAATACTGAGTAATGAGTTACATAATCCATGTTTACACAGTAAGATTACACTAAGTTACTGTGCTCTACCTAATAAGTCAGgtataaaaaagtttaaatgagGGTTGAAATCTCCAAACTTTCtgttaaacaataataataaaatataattatgtaaaatCTATTATTATTGCATGCTGGATGTAACTAATAGTTTAACATAATTTCAGAAGACCTATTAAGTATCCTAAGAAGGTAATAAATGGTTCTTTTAGTGGTCTCCAGTTTTCTCAGCTTCAGAAAAATCCAGTTCCATTCTCACCTCACCTGCAAATTTTCAAACTGTTTTGTCACTATTggtaagtattatttttaatatataatttcatttttttaattttatgggtcatgttctttatttttgtaaattgcttttttaaaaattttttaatttcttttcagcgtaaagtattcattgtttttgcaccacacccagtgctccatgcaatctgtgccctctccaatacccaccacctgattcccccaacctcccacccccaccccttcaaaaccctcaggttgtttttcagagtccatagtctctcatgattcacctccccttccaatttcccccaactcccttctcctctccacctcccccttgtcctccatgctatttgttatgctccacaaataagtgaaaccatatgataattgactctctctgattgacttatttcactcagcataatctcttccatataATTTCTTAATTCCACAAAACTATGATAACTGAAAAGTATACCTACAACATGAATTATTCTTGacttgaaacatttaaaaaagagagaatatccCTCCTTTACATCTCATGCTATTCCAACAAAGGTATTTTTTgactagaaaaaaatagattctagAACTGAGCCAGAAAATATACAAGATGAATATTAGACCTCTTGTGATATcagaatataagaatataagatgctcaaaacaaaaaacaaaaacccacttaAGTGATGCTATTTCCAAGTGACACAGGAGTcactgggggaagaaaaagatacTTTTAAGGGCTCAgtatcatttttcaaaattgaaaaaaaatgaaaacgttTTTTTATTTGCAATACATTTTAAGTGCTACAAATACCTTCTATGATATTTTTCATATAAGTAACCACCTGTTTTCACGTTAGAGAAAAATTTggcttcttcctcatttatttgaACATaactcaaattgttctgtcaatattgataaatatttgtaaaatttgtCAGAGAACAATATTCCAGAACTCTGATAACTGAAATGTGGCAAAATAGTTAAAAGGGTTAAGGtgttcttaatgtgctgtatgaCCTTGATTGTACATGAGTAGCCTCTGTAAGATTTGACGTCTTACCTGAGAGAATTAAATTAGATAGCCTGTATAAAGCCCTTATATCTCCTGGACAACATTCAAGAACTCTCTAGGTTTCAAAATCCAAATTTAAGAATACTGCTTGGAATTCAtcagcttgttttattttattaataatcataataattgcAGTAAAAATATTCAAATCTAGTTTTAATTCAGGTATTAGGAAAAGATATGTGCTTATAAaatcatttcatctttttaaagttaaattactTCTTTCCAAATGAAAATTATTAGTATCTTGATATATTAAAAATCTCAGCCTCactcatttaaatatttgttctattttcCTAACTTAATAATGTTATTAGTAAGGAGAATGTAAGCTATTATACctaattatatacacacacacacacatatgtatacacatacacacacacacacacacacacacactatgaaTATATCGTGTATTCATTATAAGTGAATAAAGAGTTAccaggtttttttctccttttatcttcAGAAGGGCATCTCTAAAACCTATTGAATGAAATCATCCATCTTTATGTCTTcaggttatatattttttctttattacactTACATTATATTTGCTTTA
Coding sequences within:
- the LOC122894626 gene encoding olfactory receptor 4K2-like gives rise to the protein MEVLNHSRVSEFVLLGLTDSPELQTFFFVIFSVFYLITMLGNSLILLTVLSTPHLHSPMYFLLSNLSFIDMCLSSFATPKMIMDFFAEHKTISFEGCISQIFFLHLFTGTEIVLLISMSFDRYIAICKPLHYSTIMSQKVCAGLVVTSWTVGFLHTMSQLAFTLYLPFCGPNVVDSFFCDLPLVIQLACIDIYVLGIFMISTSGVIALVSFLLLLTSYIIVLVTIKDHSSTGTSKALSTCTAHFIVVFMFFGPCIFIYVWPFTNFLVDKVLSVFYTIFTPFLNPLIYTFRNQEVKTAVKKKLSNQYLNLGKTTSRYPVQ